Below is a genomic region from Vitis riparia cultivar Riparia Gloire de Montpellier isolate 1030 chromosome 16, EGFV_Vit.rip_1.0, whole genome shotgun sequence.
TTTACAGGAAGAGGTACAGTAGTGGAGAAATTCTTAATTTGGTAAATTGAAATATTACTAGAGAAAGCTTTCTGAGTGGCAATACCATCATTATTTGTAGGTGAAGTCCATTTCAGATGTCTCTTTAGCCACAGTACCTTCAGAAGAGGTAAGATTGGTTCCAATTTTTGCTAGTATTACAATGTTGTAACAGTGTGAGTTAAGtttatttatgattaaatttgtttatgataaaaaaatgcaGGAAATTTCATTATCAGTTGCTGTTACAGATACAGAACCTGTTTTTGTAGAAGAAAAGGTAATGAACTATTCAGTGTGAATACCAATGGGATTAAGACAAGATCACAACCATAAGGTTTAAccaattttaacaattttaacaATTGGAAGAACtcttcataataatttttttgttttcttctttggagGTTTCTGCATACCATGATAATGACAATCATCCTGAAGTTACTTCTGGGAATAGCAGCACGACATTGGCTTTGATTGAAGAAGGTAGATAGCCTCTGAAGCTGGAAACTCATTGACAAAAATAAGGATATgcttacataattttatttttcattttaaatcacAGGTCACCatataatagaagaaaaagagaacaaaagCTTATTTGCAAATGGAAATGGATCGCCACCACTAAGTGCCAGATTACGAGAACTATCGAATAACCTGAAATCTCTGTACTCTTCAACTCCAGTATGCATAAAGCTCCCTGAGAATGATACTTCCTCCACTAACCAAGCTTCTGCTTTGGTGGAACCAAAAACTCCGGCCGtcgaaaaaaaattgagagggAATGATAAATGGGAGGTTGCAAACATTAGTAGTCCTTGGGAAGCACTCCACATGCACAGTTCTAGAATGAAGGTATGTCAATTGCATTCTCCTTCTGTATTTTGATACCAAACTCTTATCAATTTCAACTTTATTTGATTACTGCAGAAGTCACTTGTTGAAGAAACCCTCAAGTTTTTGAACAGTGCTAACAAGTGAGTAACTGCTTCTTCTTTAGTTACATTGATTATCACTTCCAACCATGCCTGTAACAATTGTTGTTTACATATATGCTTCTTTGTATTAATCATCAGTATTTTAGCTTTTGGATCTCAATCTATTCtccttcatcttttttttttttactttatgtgATTTTTATGTACCAtcaatattttagctttttggTCAAAGGGGTTCTTTCCTTTATCTAttctaatttctattttctagtcTCCTGTCCTCAGAACTGAACCAATCTTCTTAAATCATCGTCCATGGAGTAAAAAGCCTTCTCTAGTTCTCTTATTAGGAACCTGACCCACTAATCACTAGGAGAGATGTTGAGAAAAGCTGCTATACCTATGTAACCTATGAATTTACAAAAATCATTAATCCATAAGACTTTTTACAAACGAAATTGGtgatctatttttcaatcatgCACTGTTGTTTTTGCTAAAATTTGCAAGTTCTAGGATTAGCATAGTCAAACCTTGTTAAAATACACTTCACTTTAACACATTTCCAATGTCCAATCTTAATGTCAAGATGTATTTCCATAAGGCGGGTAGTCCTAATTATAATCTCACAACAATGATCTTAAGCAATAAAATTAGCtttcatatttgtattatttgtttcaCCTCCACCCTTAATAAGCTAATGTTGTTCCTTTTTTTCTGTTATTCAAAGGGAGGAGTTGAAAGGACTAAAGGTgagaatttcttttaatatttcaatatcaATGTAGTTTCCTACTCTTACATCATCTGTTGGAAGTCCTGAGTTTCTGTATTTGTGCAGGGTATTGGAGAGAAAAGATCTACATACATTCTCGAACTTCGTCAAGAATCCCCTGAACCTTTCAAGAGTGTAAGCtctttttatgagaaaataagaatattttgtGGAAAACAATGTTTTTTCAGTTGCCTCTTTGTTTACATTAGTCTTTTTCCTATATTtctttgatttatattttaacCAATATTTTGGTTTGACAGCTGGATGACTTAAAAGACATTGGTCTTTCAGAAAAgcaggtatttttttttctatcttctgcactactttatttttcaatctttctAAAACTATGCTTGGTCCTtagaaagtttgaaggaaagaaaatagagataaaaatataaggaaaatgtaaggggaaaaaaaaattcatgcttgGTGGTCAAGGGAAAAagttaatgaaaagaaaaattattgagaATGCATTTTCTCTGAAAAGAAGGGGGTGGAGTCCAAAAGGTTTTCCTCAATAATTTTTCTAGCAAGTTGAATTTGACCAAATGCTAACCATAGCCAATCCTAATGGATGAATAGTAAGCCATAACTAGTTAAACATACCTTTGTTTCAAGGTGGCCCACCCAAGTTTTGTTAGGTTTTTGGGTTGGGGTACAAATCTTGGATAGCCAGTTGCTTATACTGACCAGCTTTGGTGATATAAGGTTGTCTCATAAACCTCAACCCAAATACAGATCCCTTTCCTATGCCCATGAATGCATAGACCTAGCTTGTCGCTGGTCACACAGTTTGGCTTGGTTCCTATATCAAGCATTTATGGTCATgctggaattattttttaagagatgatatgattttgaatttgtttgacCGAATTATGATTGTAATTGTGGGTAACATTCAATGGAAACTAGCACTATAATTGTTTTGCTTCTTTGTACAGATAAAAGGAATGATGAAAAAGGTAGTCGAAGAGGTTTTGAACTAGCCTGATTCAGAATCAACTACAGTCAGCGTTGTTGAAGATTTTCTGTGCCAGAAAACTCACCACGGCAACATGAAGTTGCCATGTGAATCCTTTGAAGTATATGTCAACTGGTGGACTTAGCCTTCTATGTATACCTTGTACTTTAAAGTATGACAACAATGTACTCTGCCAATCTGCTtgattttgtttcttcattttttttttctttttggaatcaGATGCTTCATTTGGTATGTAAACTATGATTACATTGAGAATCTTTGTTTATTAGCCAATGCATCTATGGTTTGAATAACCCTGCAGTGTTGAAATGTTcgaatgattttattttttctgtatTGAACTGTTTCTCCTATTTTCACATAGAAATGATGTTTCTGAAATTGCTATATACATGTTGATATAATTACAcgaattgaattttcttttagttgGCCCGATATCATCCATACCAGAAAACACATTGATGAGCGGTTGACAGACACGGTTACTCCATAAACAAataacaagattaaaaaaaaatgaggaagaaaaaagaaagaacaggAAGATAGAAATGAAGAAAAGCAACAAAAGAACAAAGTAACATAAGGAAATTGTAACAAGCTCAGTAGAAGGCTATATAATCACATGTCAGACACTCTAATGAAGCAAGGCTTGCATTTCTGGGAGCATCCTTCTTACATTCCCAACTCTTGTGTTTGTGTTACTAGCAGGGTTCACCTTGAGGGCTCGCCATGGCCAACACACATGCCTAACCCTAAGGCGGTTCCGATCCCTGCTCTCTGCTTCTTCTAATTGTCTTGTGAGCTCCTCGATCCTCTCACGCAGCTCTGCAGCCCTGCTGTCAGCTAGCTGAAGAGACCTCTCTGCTGCTGCCTGGGCAGCCATGGCAGCAGCTGCAAGGTCTTCTTTCAGCTTCAACTTTCCATTTGATATGTCCAAAGCCGTCTTTGTATTCTCCAACTCTTGTTTCAGAATTAGAGTCTGAAGAGACAGCAACTATGTTAGCGTTTTAAGTTCGATTGCTGATAAATTTAAGAAACAATTCTGTCAAAGAGATCCATAAACTTTTACCACTTTATCGCGTTCTCCAACAACATTTTTTCCTGCTTCCACTTCTAATTCACAAGCTTCCCTCCATCTAGCAACCTCTTCTTCGGTTTCTTTCATTTCCAAGAGGAGTTCTTCAACCTtacagaaaaacaaaagaaatagaagggGAATGAGGAATAAGAAAACACAGAAAGAGAATAGCCATCTCATTCATTTCCCAGACAAATAATTACATTTTGAGCAAGCACCATCTCTCTGTCTTCCAACTCCTTTATGTACAATGTGTTTTCTGCAATTTTCTGAGCTTGTTTCTCTGTAAGACTCTGAAGGCGCTCGGTGTCTGACCTGGCATAGAATAGCTGATTAAAAATCAACAGCCACACAGatccaaaatcaacaaaggagTTCTATAGTATGCCATTTGCATTCCCCTGCAAATCCCAGGGACTGATACCTAGATTCCTCCAAAGATCTCCTCAATTGTGTGATTTCTTGTCGTAGATTCTTCATTATCCTCTCCACAGTTGAGGCCTGGTAAGAACGATCAAACAAATCAGACAAGTGGTTCTCCATTTAtacaagaaaaaataacaaGTTTGATGCATCCATCCATTTTCAGTCCTGCCCTACAACTGATCCTGCTCTTggttttttaatccaaaaacaTAACCACATTAAGGCTTTCTAATTCAAGCAAATGACTGAACACATCCACCAGCTCTGTCATTGCAGCAGACACTGCTAAGGTAGAAGATTCTCGGCTCATGTAGGTCATATGAAGAACAGTCAGATTATTAGCAGTATTTCTTCAAGATAGCGCGAAAGTACGTAGAGAGCCAATTCCCTTTGATGCATTTTCTCCCACCAATACTAATAACAATGTAGTTATAATGTTTCAGAGCTGAGTTTCTTCTTTCTTCGTCtttctctccatttttcttttcttgaaaaaacCAAAACTAGTTCCATAATACAGAATTGATTGTCTTAAGTTTCTTTCGGTGATTGAGTTCTAGAaataatcctaatttaattgtCACTGGAACTGATGAGTCATACAATGTTCAAGGCATCAACTTTAGCTAATGTCTTAcctagaaaaaatatatacatgaaGCTACTTGGAATTTCGAACTGTAAAGGAAAGAGAATGAGAACAATACCAGACTAACAACCTCCTCTTCACATTCACTACTATCTGACTTACTGCCTGCATTTGACCCCAAATTTTCGACGGGTACTTCGTTTGGAGCACTGCCCATCATGAACCCAAACCCCACCTTCTGCAGTCCTCGCTCGGCAATCTGCAAAAGGGCAACTCTCTTCTGCTCACTATTCCCCTTCAACCTATTAAGACTCTTCTCCACCGCGTCTTTTTCCACCAGTGCAATCCTCAGTAAACTGTTGATATCTCGATTCTCCTCTGTCAAACTCACCACACTGTTCTCCAATTCCCTCTTCTCCTTCTTCCTCATTTCTTGGTACTCACTCACTTTCGACTCCACCATACTTGCCAGCATCGATACCGCCTTTATTGCTTCTATAGAAGGCCTCAGTTCTTCATCTGAAACCACGTCTTCGCTTTTCTCAATGACAATCCCTGCCTTTTCTTCATCGAGACTATCAATTACCCTTATTAAGCTTTCCTTGATGGTCTCCAATGAGCCCAAGTTCTCTAACAGAATCTTTTCCCTCTCCTTTTTCTCACCCAACAGTTCTTCAACCCGGGTTTGAAGTTTTTCTTGCATTATCATGCTCTCATCGATTTTCTTCCCTAACGCATCTTCACAATCCCTAAGAGAAGCCTCAACCCCACTAAGCTTATCGCGGAGACTGTCTCTTTCCCGCGAAACTTCTTCAATTTCCTTCACTAGATCCACGTTTCGCTTCAGAATTTCATCCCTCTGAGTCCGGATTTCAGCTAAATTTTCCTCCGCTTCAGTGGATTTCGATAAAAGGGTCTGGTAGGAAGAATTAAGAGCTTCAAGCTCAGCAACAAGGGCATCATTTCCGGTGCGAAGATCATCGATGAGTTTTTGGTTGATTGAGGAATCATCCTGGCCACTGGCTTGATCTTGGGGAGGTGCTTCTGTGGTGTCCATGATCCATTTAGAATGAGATATTGAGAGGAGTAGATGTTGAAGAACTAGGAGGTGAGAGTTTGAAGATACCTACCAGTCAAAAACTGGAGGGAAAGGTAGTTAGGTGGGCCGTGGGCATGACAAGGAATGACGAGTACGAACAAAATATATGGGGAATTTATATCccaatataattattttttaattacgagaatatttatttttaataagaacaattatttaaaattgttttctaatattttatagaacaaaaaatttatatgggaacctaaaatatttttaacttgatccatatattttaaatataaattttatatgtagtgtttttttttaatcactatataattattttttaaaacagttctaaaaaaacaaataaaaacaactaaaaacaattaaaatgtattatctgaaaacattttattttttgtttttaagaacaaaaaattattttaaaaaacaattattaagcatatttcataaaattataaaatagttttaaaattttgaaaaatcatttataatacttCCTAAAGAAGTAATTGATTAATAATTCTTCTTAAAACGCTTcgaaataaagtatttttactAAAAGTACTTTCAATAGTTAGAagttgtaattatttttatttaatctccAAAGGAAAGACTGTTTCAATGGTcacataataatttaaaattcgtatatattaatatttttaattttattttaaaaataaacttaacaAATATCTGACTGcgtttcatatttaaaatttatatgagcAATAATTTTTACCTTAAAATGTTTAGGGCCAGGGAGGGGCTTAATATTATGATTCTAGGAGTGGGCTCAAGGCTAGAAGTAGTAGGGGCGAAGGATTGTTGGTCCAGGCCCAATACATTTCTGTTTATTCGTTTCAGCAGCCCATGCCTTCTCCTTCTGGCACTGAAAATAAAATCTCTAAAGTTATTTCAacaaacatattaaaaacaatttgtcattttttaataattccaaGTATTCAAAGTATATCGTAcgtttgaaaatataaaaacgaACTATTCaaagttttctagaaaatattttgaaattttcttttgaaacagTTTTACGCACACCTAGTACGTATCAACTTT
It encodes:
- the LOC117933762 gene encoding uncharacterized protein At3g49055, which translates into the protein MDTTEAPPQDQASGQDDSSINQKLIDDLRTGNDALVAELEALNSSYQTLLSKSTEAEENLAEIRTQRDEILKRNVDLVKEIEEVSRERDSLRDKLSGVEASLRDCEDALGKKIDESMIMQEKLQTRVEELLGEKKEREKILLENLGSLETIKESLIRVIDSLDEEKAGIVIEKSEDVVSDEELRPSIEAIKAVSMLASMVESKVSEYQEMRKKEKRELENSVVSLTEENRDINSLLRIALVEKDAVEKSLNRLKGNSEQKRVALLQIAERGLQKVGFGFMMGSAPNEVPVENLGSNAGSKSDSSECEEEVVSLASTVERIMKNLRQEITQLRRSLEESRSDTERLQSLTEKQAQKIAENTLYIKELEDREMVLAQNVEELLLEMKETEEEVARWREACELEVEAGKNVVGERDKVTLILKQELENTKTALDISNGKLKLKEDLAAAAMAAQAAAERSLQLADSRAAELRERIEELTRQLEEAESRDRNRLRVRHVCWPWRALKVNPASNTNTRVGNVRRMLPEMQALLH